The Nitrosopumilus cobalaminigenes genome contains a region encoding:
- a CDS encoding tetratricopeptide repeat protein, protein MKKPFGRKSKEEKKSLDESKPEEIIPKERSLVDIDYNRKKLFKKGVNLMADEKLEDAIEMFEQALRIDPDNVETLMKIGYARFHLDEHAEALKVYDKVLEIDITNPEAWNLKGLVHYEQKNYAKALDSVQKAIESDPTYGMAQYNQACFLSLLNQVPEALEALKRSIELDVKNARRSIRDKDFMNVRIEEGFKRIEEVVVLESIKQGYHTLGAIVWTTFLDKVDAETALRKLLEKGLIVQNEKRDGLSKIPIYDLADNIAEKLGKEKKGLFGITKKTLPKPVKNLKQLSQAIQSAREAIEEKDVDKTIEIFDEFIDPTKSGEQMIENFFEEHREIRLWKIRLKDRGVDYLIDNKEKMIVLFDNIEGTVTKKLRSEIS, encoded by the coding sequence GTGAAAAAACCATTTGGTAGAAAATCAAAGGAAGAAAAGAAATCACTAGACGAATCAAAACCAGAGGAAATAATCCCCAAAGAGAGAAGTTTAGTGGATATAGACTATAATCGTAAAAAATTATTCAAAAAAGGCGTCAATTTGATGGCAGATGAGAAATTAGAAGACGCCATTGAAATGTTTGAGCAAGCACTAAGAATCGACCCAGATAATGTAGAAACTTTGATGAAAATAGGGTATGCAAGATTTCATCTAGACGAACATGCAGAAGCATTGAAAGTATATGACAAAGTTTTAGAAATTGATATTACAAATCCAGAAGCTTGGAATCTTAAAGGATTAGTACATTATGAACAAAAAAATTATGCTAAAGCACTTGATTCAGTTCAAAAAGCAATTGAATCAGACCCAACATATGGCATGGCACAATACAATCAAGCTTGTTTCTTGTCATTGTTAAATCAAGTTCCTGAAGCTTTAGAAGCACTCAAACGTTCAATTGAACTGGATGTCAAAAATGCCAGAAGATCAATTAGAGATAAAGACTTCATGAATGTAAGAATTGAAGAAGGATTCAAAAGAATTGAAGAAGTAGTAGTTTTAGAATCAATTAAACAAGGATACCACACTTTAGGTGCAATTGTTTGGACAACGTTTCTAGATAAAGTCGATGCAGAAACTGCATTGAGAAAATTATTAGAGAAAGGATTAATCGTACAAAATGAAAAACGAGATGGTCTAAGTAAAATTCCAATATATGATCTTGCAGACAATATTGCAGAAAAACTTGGAAAAGAAAAGAAAGGTTTGTTTGGAATTACCAAAAAAACATTACCAAAACCAGTAAAGAATTTGAAACAACTAAGCCAAGCAATTCAATCAGCTAGAGAAGCAATTGAAGAAAAAGATGTTGATAAAACCATTGAAATCTTTGATGAGTTCATAGACCCAACAAAATCAGGAGAACAGATGATAGAGAACTTCTTTGAAGAACATAGAGAAATAAGATTATGGAAAATTAGACTAAAAGATAGAGGAGTAGACTATCTAATTGATAACAAAGAAAAAATGATTGTTCTCTTTGACAACATTGAAGGAACAGTAACAAAAAAACTTAGAAGCGAAATTTCTTAA
- a CDS encoding CBS domain-containing protein — protein sequence MNSTFVNEVMSKDVLTLDKSTSLQEAAENMKKLRVGCVIVTEENNPIGIITERDFVTKIAAEGRPLFTEIKEVMSTPLITVDAEDTIWEASELMKEKLIHKLPVKEDGNITGIITTSDIVRISSVGSDSEMRRICDQILLRMEKE from the coding sequence ATGAATAGTACATTTGTAAATGAAGTAATGAGTAAAGATGTACTAACGTTAGACAAATCAACATCACTACAAGAAGCTGCAGAAAATATGAAAAAATTAAGGGTTGGATGCGTCATTGTAACAGAAGAGAACAATCCAATAGGGATTATTACAGAGAGGGATTTTGTAACAAAAATTGCAGCAGAAGGAAGGCCCCTTTTTACAGAAATTAAAGAAGTAATGTCCACACCTTTGATTACAGTAGATGCAGAAGACACGATCTGGGAAGCATCGGAGTTAATGAAGGAGAAGTTAATCCACAAACTTCCAGTAAAGGAAGATGGCAACATTACAGGAATCATCACTACTTCAGACATTGTAAGAATTTCCAGTGTTGGATCAGATTCAGAAATGCGTAGAATATGTGATCAAATTCTTTTGAGAATGGAAAAAGAGTAA
- a CDS encoding universal stress protein has translation MRLFQNILVPFDLSTQSTRAFKIALDIAKCRDSKITLLTCLEGDAWHHKYYDARADSELIKKQKEVSKKHLEKLESLAEKNNVSVKSQILTSKSVVNDIVNFAKSRKYDLIVIGSHGRTGFDKLLLGSVANGVSQKTRCPVLIVK, from the coding sequence TTGAGATTGTTTCAAAATATTCTTGTTCCATTTGATCTTTCCACTCAATCCACCAGAGCCTTCAAAATTGCATTAGATATTGCAAAGTGTCGTGATTCAAAAATAACCCTACTTACTTGCCTTGAAGGTGATGCATGGCATCACAAGTATTATGATGCAAGAGCTGATTCTGAACTTATTAAAAAACAGAAAGAAGTTTCAAAAAAACATCTTGAAAAATTAGAATCATTGGCAGAAAAAAACAATGTTTCTGTAAAATCACAAATACTGACATCAAAATCTGTCGTTAATGATATTGTAAATTTTGCAAAATCTAGAAAATACGATTTGATAGTTATTGGCTCTCATGGTAGAACTGGCTTTGATAAATTACTTTTAGGTAGTGTCGCAAATGGTGTTTCTCAAAAAACTAGATGCCCTGTATTGATTGTAAAATAA
- a CDS encoding malate dehydrogenase yields MISIVGSGRVGTSIGFLCVSNGLDDVLLVNRDKRKAIGEALDVASAIPENSKFTIRGTDDYSQISGSDIVVITASVGVYMKDRTENIVLQVRMIKEIAQKIKQYCPSAVVLIVSNPLDVLTYFFQKESTIPRFKVIGIASSLDTSRFRYLISETLSVPQSSISNAIVLGEHGDSMVPVFSRVTVGGNPLFSMIDNRDTITDGVRNYWKKLRNFKSRSQFGIAKNTFDVIDSIVHKKEIIIPASVVLQGEYGESDVAMGVPVKINQNGISEIQKIKLDDTESSSLKKSSVKIRNDIQSIHT; encoded by the coding sequence TTGATTTCAATTGTTGGTAGTGGTCGTGTTGGTACGTCTATAGGATTTCTTTGTGTGTCTAATGGATTAGATGATGTTTTACTTGTTAACCGTGATAAAAGAAAAGCAATTGGTGAGGCATTAGATGTTGCAAGTGCAATTCCTGAAAACTCTAAATTTACTATTCGAGGAACTGATGATTATTCACAAATATCTGGTTCTGATATTGTTGTGATTACTGCAAGTGTTGGTGTTTACATGAAAGATAGAACTGAAAATATTGTACTTCAGGTGAGGATGATAAAAGAAATTGCACAAAAAATCAAACAGTATTGTCCTTCTGCAGTTGTTTTGATAGTTTCTAACCCTCTTGATGTTTTGACTTATTTTTTTCAAAAAGAATCCACTATTCCTAGATTCAAAGTCATTGGAATTGCATCTAGCCTTGATACAAGTAGATTCCGTTATCTCATATCTGAAACTCTATCAGTTCCACAATCTTCAATTTCTAATGCTATTGTTTTAGGGGAACATGGTGATTCTATGGTTCCTGTGTTTTCTAGAGTTACTGTAGGGGGCAATCCTCTTTTTTCTATGATTGATAATAGAGATACAATCACTGACGGTGTTCGAAATTATTGGAAAAAATTGAGGAATTTTAAGAGTAGATCTCAATTTGGTATTGCTAAAAATACCTTTGATGTCATTGATTCTATTGTACACAAAAAAGAAATCATCATCCCTGCGTCTGTAGTTCTTCAAGGTGAATATGGCGAAAGTGATGTTGCCATGGGCGTACCTGTAAAAATTAATCAAAATGGTATATCTGAAATTCAAAAAATAAAACTTGATGACACTGAATCATCTTCTCTGAAAAAATCTTCTGTAAAGATTCGTAATGATATTCAATCCATTCATACTTGA
- a CDS encoding sulfide-dependent adenosine diphosphate thiazole synthase produces MQEATVAEKTEKIFTDVREVEITRAIANEFHDVLIDRAESDVIIIGAGPAGLTASRELSNMGYKVLVIEQNNYLGGGYWLGGYMMNPVTVREPAQKIWDELGVPYKKVQEGLYMTPGPHAVSKLIAGACDAGVKFLQLTKFDDLVLKGGRVAGIVVNWMPVSALPRNITCVDPVAFEAKVIIDASGHDSVAVKRLVDRGLAEWKGMEPMYVNDGEEHVVHKTGEIYPGLIAAGMSVTETHGLARMGPTFGSMLYSGKKAAQIAADKIKELER; encoded by the coding sequence ATGCAAGAAGCAACTGTTGCAGAAAAAACAGAGAAAATTTTTACCGATGTACGTGAAGTTGAAATCACACGTGCAATTGCAAATGAATTTCATGATGTATTAATTGACAGAGCAGAATCAGATGTCATCATTATTGGTGCAGGTCCTGCAGGATTAACAGCTAGTAGAGAACTATCCAACATGGGTTACAAAGTTTTGGTAATTGAACAAAACAACTACCTTGGAGGAGGTTATTGGTTAGGAGGATACATGATGAATCCAGTTACAGTTAGAGAACCAGCCCAAAAAATTTGGGATGAATTGGGAGTTCCGTATAAAAAAGTTCAAGAGGGATTATACATGACACCAGGACCACATGCAGTTTCAAAATTAATCGCAGGTGCATGTGATGCAGGAGTGAAATTTTTACAATTAACAAAGTTTGATGATTTAGTACTAAAAGGCGGAAGAGTTGCAGGAATTGTTGTAAACTGGATGCCAGTTTCAGCATTACCACGAAACATTACATGTGTAGATCCAGTTGCTTTTGAAGCTAAAGTGATCATTGATGCATCAGGTCATGATTCTGTTGCAGTAAAAAGACTAGTAGATAGAGGATTAGCAGAATGGAAAGGTATGGAACCAATGTATGTTAATGATGGAGAAGAACACGTTGTACACAAGACAGGTGAGATTTATCCAGGATTAATTGCAGCAGGAATGTCAGTCACTGAAACTCATGGATTAGCAAGAATGGGACCAACATTTGGTTCTATGTTATACTCTGGAAAGAAAGCAGCACAAATTGCAGCAGATAAAATCAAAGAGTTAGAAAGATAA
- a CDS encoding sulfurtransferase translates to MTDSSNVTTDVDSLRSEIRDKSVRVIDVRREADYKQDHIPSAVNLPLANLLSDDSPERVLKLVNSMGIDDETPVVVYDDTFGALASRVAWTLEYLGHSDVTLLETTYGNWKSLGLENDSETPDIQAKEHSMNLQSDILATSDYLETAKSRDDVILIDNRERLNFLEQHIPGAISLPYRTLASNDKILRSKEDMKRLLENRGVTGNSEIITYCGSVGTLSGLAYYALKSTGLPNAKLYVRSFKEWKNLEKPTEKQEDANYWDLSAE, encoded by the coding sequence TTGACAGATTCAAGTAATGTCACAACTGATGTAGACTCTTTACGCTCAGAAATAAGAGACAAAAGTGTTCGAGTAATTGATGTTAGACGAGAGGCAGATTACAAACAAGATCATATTCCGTCTGCTGTAAATTTGCCCCTTGCTAATCTATTATCTGATGATAGTCCAGAGAGAGTTTTGAAACTAGTAAACTCTATGGGGATTGATGATGAAACCCCCGTAGTTGTTTATGATGATACATTTGGTGCATTGGCATCAAGAGTGGCATGGACTCTGGAATACCTTGGTCATTCTGATGTAACTTTACTTGAAACTACATACGGTAATTGGAAATCCCTTGGGTTGGAAAATGATTCTGAAACTCCCGACATTCAAGCAAAAGAACATTCTATGAATTTACAATCTGATATTTTAGCAACTTCGGATTATTTAGAAACTGCAAAATCTAGAGATGATGTAATTTTAATTGATAATCGAGAACGTCTCAATTTCCTTGAACAACATATTCCTGGTGCCATCAGTTTGCCTTATCGAACATTGGCCTCAAATGACAAAATATTGCGCTCAAAAGAAGATATGAAGAGATTATTGGAAAATCGAGGCGTGACTGGTAATTCTGAAATCATTACCTATTGTGGAAGTGTGGGTACTCTCTCTGGATTGGCATATTATGCTCTAAAATCAACTGGATTACCAAACGCAAAATTGTATGTTCGTTCATTCAAGGAATGGAAAAATCTTGAAAAACCTACTGAAAAACAAGAAGATGCCAATTACTGGGATTTGTCTGCTGAATAA
- a CDS encoding universal stress protein — protein MTRNNFQKILVPVDGSPYSEKALTRASELAQVFDSKIILIYVVEKSIPINLLDHKEYLEILRKFGNKTLEKANIILSKNGISAKLLLKEGNIFNEIEKVVKKEKCDLVIVGNKGLGSVARLLLGSVSNKISQSCTCSVLIVK, from the coding sequence ATGACTCGGAATAATTTTCAGAAAATTCTTGTCCCTGTTGATGGTTCCCCATATTCTGAAAAAGCATTAACACGTGCATCTGAACTTGCACAAGTGTTTGATTCTAAAATAATTTTGATTTATGTTGTAGAGAAATCAATCCCAATAAATTTACTAGATCATAAGGAGTACCTTGAAATTCTAAGAAAGTTTGGAAATAAAACTTTAGAGAAAGCAAATATTATCCTATCAAAAAATGGAATTTCTGCAAAACTATTGCTAAAGGAAGGAAATATCTTCAATGAAATCGAAAAAGTTGTAAAAAAAGAAAAATGTGATCTTGTTATTGTTGGCAACAAAGGTCTTGGGTCAGTAGCTAGGTTGTTGTTGGGTAGTGTTTCAAATAAAATTTCACAATCCTGTACATGTTCTGTTCTAATTGTAAAATAA
- a CDS encoding collagen-like protein produces MSSQPRLEIQGQAPFKQSGVYEAQIAITDSKPTDDDIRTKQFSSLWRGNFHLRVKDGMFSETIGSPANPLPATIANLDKVWIVVTDLFSSLHTVFDVPLARTASQSEVKTETKTESVSQTKDVPKPKRSQKTSVASSPGPAGAPGDKGPTGPAGPAGDKGPIGPPGQQGPVGIKGPEGPKGPAGDKGATGDKGPQGDKGISGDRGLTGDKGITGDKGDKGDKGITGPPGDKGEKGPTGPIGDKGLSGLKGPLGDKGEKGPTGPVGDKGGAGLRGVPGEKGDKGPQGVSGDKGLTGPSGPPGEKGPTGLSGVQGEKGIQGGPGPIGDKGPNGPAGDKGPIGPPGPHGDKGLTGPNGPAGDKGPIGPPGPIGEKGNKGTEGPIGEKGPQGPQGPAGSKGLTGVPGPQGEKGEKGSVGPIGEKGQTGPIGAPGEKGPQGPQGSQGERGTTGPSGEKGPQGPQGIQGPQGERGPTGPIGSIGEQGPVGGQGPVGPAGPRGPPGPPGEKGPSGGMSSEQKAIFKDLLEILTNKDIITTEEQIKLMSYLY; encoded by the coding sequence GTGTCATCTCAGCCACGATTAGAGATTCAAGGACAGGCACCTTTCAAACAATCTGGTGTATATGAAGCTCAAATTGCAATTACTGACAGTAAACCCACTGATGATGATATTAGAACAAAACAATTTTCTTCTTTATGGAGAGGTAATTTCCATCTTAGAGTTAAAGATGGCATGTTTTCAGAGACCATAGGTTCTCCTGCAAATCCTCTTCCTGCAACTATTGCAAATCTTGACAAAGTTTGGATTGTTGTAACTGATCTCTTTTCATCATTACATACTGTGTTTGATGTTCCATTAGCAAGAACTGCATCACAATCTGAAGTTAAAACTGAAACAAAAACTGAATCTGTTTCTCAAACAAAAGATGTTCCAAAACCTAAACGTTCTCAAAAAACATCTGTTGCTAGCTCTCCTGGTCCAGCCGGAGCTCCTGGTGACAAAGGTCCTACTGGTCCAGCCGGACCAGCTGGTGACAAAGGTCCGATAGGTCCTCCTGGTCAACAAGGTCCTGTCGGAATTAAAGGCCCTGAAGGTCCAAAGGGACCAGCTGGTGACAAAGGAGCTACTGGTGACAAAGGTCCTCAAGGTGATAAAGGAATTTCTGGAGATAGAGGATTAACTGGTGATAAAGGAATTACAGGCGATAAAGGCGATAAAGGCGATAAAGGAATTACTGGTCCTCCTGGTGACAAAGGAGAAAAAGGTCCTACTGGCCCCATTGGTGATAAAGGATTATCTGGATTAAAAGGTCCTCTTGGTGACAAAGGAGAAAAAGGTCCAACAGGTCCTGTTGGTGATAAAGGTGGAGCTGGGTTAAGAGGTGTCCCTGGAGAAAAAGGTGACAAAGGTCCACAAGGTGTTTCTGGCGATAAAGGATTAACTGGTCCGTCTGGACCTCCTGGAGAAAAAGGTCCAACCGGATTATCTGGGGTTCAAGGAGAAAAAGGAATTCAAGGTGGTCCTGGTCCAATTGGTGACAAAGGTCCAAACGGACCAGCTGGTGACAAAGGTCCGATAGGTCCACCTGGTCCACATGGTGATAAAGGATTAACTGGTCCAAACGGACCAGCTGGTGACAAAGGTCCGATAGGTCCACCTGGTCCAATTGGAGAAAAAGGAAACAAAGGTACTGAAGGTCCAATTGGAGAAAAAGGTCCGCAAGGTCCGCAAGGTCCTGCTGGTTCTAAAGGATTAACTGGTGTTCCAGGTCCACAAGGTGAAAAAGGAGAAAAAGGTTCTGTAGGTCCAATTGGAGAAAAGGGACAAACAGGTCCAATAGGTGCTCCCGGAGAAAAAGGTCCGCAAGGTCCACAAGGTTCTCAAGGTGAACGTGGAACCACTGGTCCTTCTGGAGAAAAAGGTCCGCAAGGTCCACAAGGAATTCAAGGACCACAAGGTGAACGAGGTCCAACAGGTCCAATAGGTTCTATAGGCGAACAAGGTCCAGTAGGAGGACAAGGTCCAGTAGGTCCTGCAGGTCCAAGAGGTCCGCCAGGTCCTCCCGGAGAAAAAGGTCCATCAGGTGGAATGTCTTCTGAACAAAAAGCAATCTTCAAAGATTTGTTAGAAATTTTAACTAACAAAGACATTATCACTACTGAAGAACAAATTAAATTAATGAGCTATCTTTACTGA
- a CDS encoding nitrite/sulfite reductase, with translation MTISDLKQTSPDSVKSKINWARIEEADNFAKTVKLFRQGKYDEDSFRRFRLQHGAYGTRMTGDYAMVRVKLPAGEIYPDQIEKISQLSEQYSIGSAHFSTRENIQLHWVILEDVSEIFRGLAEVGLTSREACGNSVRNVMCSPLSGVCPDEEFDATPYALATAKFFLRNPMAQNLPRKFKFNFTCCEKHGMVRMVDVGLIPHIREVDGTPQRGFKIFLGGGLGNKSFVGHSLEDFTPEEDLLYTSIAVVRIFDRLGDRKNLARNRMRYLVNDMGWEKFQNLVLKERAIVRATQSVITQLDVDHTPNKIKRPIRISDENGGDTTPDGYARWLKTNTVKQTQSNYRSVFLTLEAGDITASQLHALADIIRNFSSEGKGRAGFTQDIALRYVHEDDLPRLYSKLLEVGLAKSGALTMTAPIGCSGTTSCNLALTNSHRLAKEIQRKFLELKLDEDDDLSDSTIKISGCPNSCGQHGIATLGFFGGGGRVGKDMYANYQMSIGGRSDGDTMLGQTLLRVPAKRVIPVILKVIEIFKEHKKSDDTLKTWIHRVVNGNEDSAIKSIAEIKKILEPLIVPPTIEEDPDFYLDYGSDSSYHTKTGKGECAA, from the coding sequence TTGACCATATCTGATCTTAAACAAACCTCTCCTGATTCTGTAAAATCCAAAATAAATTGGGCTAGAATTGAGGAGGCTGATAATTTTGCTAAAACTGTGAAATTATTCCGTCAGGGAAAGTATGACGAAGATAGTTTTAGACGATTTAGACTGCAACATGGAGCATATGGTACTAGAATGACTGGTGATTATGCAATGGTGAGAGTTAAACTTCCTGCTGGAGAAATTTACCCTGATCAAATTGAAAAAATATCCCAACTTAGTGAACAGTACTCTATAGGAAGTGCTCATTTCTCTACTAGGGAAAATATTCAACTTCACTGGGTAATTCTTGAGGATGTTTCTGAAATATTCCGAGGTCTTGCTGAAGTTGGTTTGACATCTAGAGAAGCATGTGGTAATTCTGTTAGAAATGTAATGTGTAGTCCTCTATCTGGAGTTTGCCCTGATGAAGAATTCGATGCAACTCCTTATGCTCTTGCAACTGCAAAATTCTTTTTGAGAAACCCTATGGCTCAAAACTTGCCTAGAAAATTTAAATTCAATTTCACTTGTTGTGAAAAACATGGGATGGTAAGAATGGTTGATGTGGGATTAATTCCTCATATTAGAGAAGTTGATGGTACTCCTCAAAGAGGATTCAAAATTTTCCTCGGTGGTGGATTAGGAAACAAATCTTTTGTAGGACATTCATTAGAAGACTTTACTCCTGAAGAAGATTTACTTTACACCTCTATTGCTGTTGTGAGAATATTTGATAGACTAGGTGATAGAAAAAACCTTGCAAGAAACAGAATGCGATATCTTGTAAATGATATGGGTTGGGAAAAATTCCAAAACCTTGTTTTGAAAGAAAGAGCTATTGTTAGAGCTACACAATCCGTGATTACACAATTAGATGTTGATCATACTCCAAATAAAATTAAACGACCAATTAGAATTTCTGATGAAAATGGAGGAGATACAACTCCTGATGGATATGCTAGATGGCTAAAAACAAATACTGTAAAACAAACTCAATCTAATTATCGTTCTGTATTTCTTACTCTTGAAGCTGGTGATATTACTGCTAGTCAACTTCATGCATTAGCTGATATTATTCGTAACTTTTCTTCGGAAGGTAAAGGCAGAGCTGGTTTTACTCAAGATATTGCTTTACGATATGTCCATGAAGATGATTTACCACGCCTATATTCCAAGCTTCTTGAAGTGGGATTGGCAAAATCTGGCGCTTTAACAATGACTGCTCCGATAGGCTGTTCTGGAACTACTTCGTGTAATCTTGCACTAACCAATTCTCATAGGTTGGCAAAAGAAATCCAAAGAAAATTCCTCGAATTAAAACTAGATGAAGATGATGATCTCAGTGATTCTACCATCAAAATTAGTGGATGTCCAAACTCTTGTGGACAACATGGTATTGCAACTCTTGGATTCTTTGGTGGTGGTGGTCGTGTTGGAAAAGACATGTATGCTAATTATCAAATGTCTATTGGTGGACGCTCTGATGGAGACACTATGCTTGGTCAAACACTTCTTAGAGTCCCCGCAAAGCGAGTAATTCCTGTAATTCTAAAAGTAATTGAAATTTTCAAAGAACATAAAAAATCTGATGATACTTTGAAAACATGGATTCATAGAGTTGTTAATGGAAATGAAGATTCTGCCATCAAATCTATTGCTGAGATTAAAAAAATATTGGAGCCGTTAATTGTTCCGCCAACAATTGAAGAAGATCCTGACTTTTACTTGGACTATGGAAGTGATTCTAGTTACCATACAAAGACTGGAAAAGGTGAATGTGCTGCTTGA
- a CDS encoding CBS domain-containing protein, producing the protein MDVKNLTLTEFITKPITVGPNTSLMKTRESILKNKVKRVIIVDKKKPIGIITEKDLAKKIYELGTKPITSVKAKDFKPRKLFVLTKENNVKECAKLMKKHRISVVIILNKDKTLKGIVTKTNLVKAFLTKGSDARKVSEIMKSKIITSAPSDPILHVESLLLKYGISRIIIKRNQKPVGIITFRDFVPAKIPQWIAESADPKEVQEYKFKKGLEEKHSNQMSYLFPFHATDIMATNPITVEADKDVKFAITKMIKYDISGLPVVKNGKLVGIITKSDIVNTLAN; encoded by the coding sequence ATGGATGTAAAAAATTTAACATTAACAGAGTTTATTACAAAACCCATCACAGTTGGTCCCAACACATCATTAATGAAAACAAGAGAATCAATATTAAAAAATAAAGTAAAACGAGTTATAATCGTAGACAAGAAAAAACCTATCGGAATAATAACTGAAAAAGATCTAGCAAAAAAAATTTATGAATTAGGAACAAAGCCAATAACATCTGTAAAAGCAAAGGATTTCAAACCAAGAAAATTATTTGTCTTAACAAAAGAGAACAATGTAAAAGAATGTGCAAAATTGATGAAAAAACATAGAATTAGTGTAGTAATCATTCTAAATAAAGACAAAACCCTAAAAGGAATTGTAACAAAAACAAATCTTGTAAAGGCATTCCTTACAAAAGGTTCAGATGCAAGAAAAGTTTCAGAAATAATGAAATCAAAGATAATCACATCTGCTCCAAGTGATCCAATATTACATGTTGAAAGTTTGCTGTTAAAATATGGGATTTCGAGAATCATAATCAAACGAAATCAAAAGCCAGTAGGCATCATAACATTTAGAGATTTTGTGCCTGCAAAAATCCCACAATGGATTGCAGAATCAGCTGATCCTAAAGAAGTTCAAGAATACAAATTCAAAAAAGGATTAGAAGAAAAGCATTCAAATCAAATGAGTTATCTTTTCCCATTTCATGCAACAGACATTATGGCAACAAATCCAATTACAGTTGAGGCAGATAAAGATGTTAAATTTGCCATTACAAAAATGATCAAGTATGACATTAGTGGATTACCAGTAGTTAAAAATGGAAAATTAGTGGGAATTATTACAAAATCAGATATAGTAAACACATTAGCAAATTAA
- a CDS encoding DUF6775 family putative metallopeptidase, giving the protein MKISKIILYDEPTVPEIQLKRLEKYISDTFSVKTETRSNFFQNSNQNMYEKIAGTRIFDLKKPFKTHVPSTDEIQIETQNLDMSNKKEMTLYDGFEFQKITSEFISTDENNQNTLHVIFTNKLTCTFDENDFRYHARALIGSNPTIISTTGIIEAPAKPKQYYLDLMTDFTKEKIDEIKEKYKGEFLEYNDSRTSEIIEGYVLQAIMYYETGEGFCENKECRLYNAHWQKDLFYSQLENKKLCSKHQEEFKKLTNQV; this is encoded by the coding sequence GTGAAAATATCTAAAATTATTCTATATGATGAACCCACAGTTCCTGAAATTCAATTAAAGCGACTAGAGAAATACATTTCAGATACATTTTCAGTTAAAACAGAGACAAGAAGTAATTTCTTTCAGAATTCAAATCAAAACATGTATGAAAAAATTGCAGGCACCAGGATTTTTGATTTAAAAAAACCGTTTAAAACACATGTGCCATCAACAGATGAAATTCAAATTGAAACACAGAACTTAGACATGTCAAACAAAAAAGAGATGACTTTGTATGACGGATTTGAATTTCAAAAAATAACTTCAGAGTTTATTTCAACAGATGAAAACAATCAGAATACACTACATGTAATTTTTACAAACAAATTGACATGTACATTTGATGAAAATGATTTCAGATATCATGCAAGAGCATTGATTGGTTCAAATCCTACAATAATATCCACCACAGGCATAATAGAAGCACCTGCAAAACCAAAACAGTACTATCTTGATCTGATGACAGATTTTACCAAAGAAAAAATTGACGAAATCAAAGAAAAATACAAGGGAGAATTTTTAGAATATAATGATTCAAGAACATCTGAAATTATAGAAGGATATGTTTTACAAGCCATCATGTATTATGAAACAGGAGAGGGATTTTGTGAAAACAAAGAATGCCGACTATACAATGCCCATTGGCAAAAAGATCTTTTCTACTCACAATTAGAAAACAAAAAACTTTGTAGCAAACATCAAGAAGAATTCAAAAAGTTAACAAATCAAGTATGA
- a CDS encoding universal stress protein — MAIKTKKILVPLDGSKNSLRGLDMAIHLARQSQGTITALAVKSVPGIYAIHPLGFLDFNSMKEVKKLLGDAKLRAAKKGIMLTGKAIAGDPGYDIARFANNSKNKIDLVVIGARGRGSAKELFLGSVSNHVLHKSKKPVLVVK, encoded by the coding sequence ATGGCAATTAAAACCAAGAAAATTCTTGTCCCTCTTGATGGATCCAAAAATTCCTTACGTGGGTTGGATATGGCAATCCATCTAGCTAGGCAATCTCAAGGAACCATAACTGCTTTGGCTGTAAAATCCGTGCCTGGAATATATGCAATTCATCCTCTTGGATTTTTAGATTTTAACTCTATGAAGGAAGTAAAAAAATTACTTGGAGATGCTAAGCTACGAGCCGCAAAAAAAGGAATTATGCTAACAGGAAAAGCTATTGCAGGAGATCCTGGATATGATATTGCACGATTTGCAAATAATTCAAAAAATAAAATTGATTTGGTAGTTATTGGTGCCCGTGGTAGAGGTTCTGCAAAAGAGCTTTTCTTAGGAAGTGTATCAAATCATGTTTTACATAAATCAAAAAAACCTGTTTTGGTTGTAAAATGA